TGCGCATAAAAAGGCCCGCCTCCGAAGAAGCGGGCCAAGAGAGTACCGTTTCTATTTCAATTAGAAGTAGAAGCGGAAACCGAAGCGAACATCACGCGGTCCCTGGAATTCATTTGCCAGGCCATACGTGTTGAGTGTGCGGCTCGCCAGAGCAGTATTCGGGCTGTTGATGTAATTCAGAACGAACTGGCGGATACCCGGGCCATTGAAAATGGTCTGGAATACTGCCGCTTCCGTGCCGCAGGTCGTACAACCGGCTGCCGCCGTGCTTAGCGTAGCAGCGGTAAAGTTCACCGAGCTAATGTTTGTCTGCACGCCGGTAACATTTTTTTCATCGAAGAGATTGCGGAAATCAACAAACGCTTCGAGCGTGTAGCGAGCATCACGACCAAATTTGTAACGGTGATTGATCGAAAGATCGGTCTCCGTAAACATTTCCGTACGGCCGAGGTCGCCGCGTCCGTTAAGGATCGTGGTGCCCAGGCTGTACAGGTTGTAGATGGTCGTGAGCGGCGTACCCGACTGGACCACAGTGAAGGCCGAAACTGACGTCCTGTGGATGTTGTTGTTCTTCCAGTCGAACGTGTAGCCGCCGTATGCCTTGAAGACATGCGGGCGATCCGTAGCGAGAAGTCCGTTGTCAGGATCTCCGTCCGCGGTAAAGCCGAGGGGCGGAAGGTCGAAGAAACGGTTCACGTTCGGGCTCGTACGTCCTGCTTCATCAGAGCTGGCCAGACCGGAGTAGTTTCCGAAGAGACGGCTCCAAGTGTAGCTGCCGCTGAAGAAGTATTTCGTAGCACGCCTGTCGAGGCGAACCTCGACCGCTTTGTAATCACGCTCTGCTTTCGGGCAGGGCAGATTTGCGGTTCGCGAAACTTCGCAAACGAGGCCGAAACCGGGGTTGCCGATGATGTAGGCTTCCGATCCCTGATCGTTGAATACGCCTACGTCCTCGATAGCACGGTCGATCTTCTTGTGGGTAAATCGGCCTGCGAGTACCGTCTGATTGCCGAGAGCACGCTCGACGCCGATGGTGTATTCGCTCTGGCGGGCGGCCTTGAGGTTCGGATCGATAGCACCCGTCTCAAAGATGTTTGCGCCCGCGAGGTTGGTCGCGATACGAAAATCGAACTGGCAGCGTGAAAGACCCGTCGGTGCAACGATCGGGCACTCTCCGCCGATAGGATCGGTGAACGATCCAAGGATGTTGGCACGCGTGTAGTTCGTGTAGGTCAGGCCCGTACCGTGGCCCGTGCCCATTTGAAAGACCTCAAAGAAATCACGACGGAAGAAATCACCGCCGAATGAACCGCGGGGCAGTTCATATTTGAAGCGGTCATAGAACCAGCCGTAGTTACCAAAGAGTTTCGTCTTGCCGTCACCGGTAAGGTCAAAAGCTACGCCGATACGCGGGCTGATCTTGTCGCCCCAGCCGAATTCGATAGCATTCGAACCGGTGGTACCGAAGTTCGGGACGATCTCTTTCTCAATACGGAGGCCCGGATTGATGGTCAGGCGGTTCGCGATGGTCCAGCTGTCCTGAACGAACAGTGCCTGGCTGTCGCTGCTTGCTTCACCGACAGTACCGAAACGGGTCATGAGGCCCGATCCTGAATTGCCCGGAGTGGCAGGAACACCCGCCAACGCGGTGATCGTTCGGTCATAGAACATCTGGATGATGCCCAGGTCCTTATAACCGCGATCCACCGTATTGAACAGCCTATTCATCTGATAACCAAATTTGAAGTTATGGCGACCGCCAAAGTTGATACCAACGGCACTTGCGTCGATATCGTAGGTTTCACGCGTCGAAACGTCGTAGTTGACCTGCGAGTTGCTGGCTACGTTCTGGAAGCCCTGGGTGCAGCCTGCCTGAGCGGGCGTGATCGGTCCGAGAGCACTACAGATGTAGCGGGTAACGCGAGGAATGAAATACGAGCTGAGCTTCTCATTGAGGAAGCTGCGGCCGACGCGTCCGTTGATGATCCAGTTGTTCGTGGGGTTCCACGTTCCCTGGAAGTTGAACGCGTTAGCATTCTGGCGTCCGCCCTGACGGCTCAGAAGTTCCGGGCCGGTAAGCGTGCCGATGCTGCCGCCGAAGTTAACGGACTGTGCTGCACCGCCGTAGCCTTCGGTCGTACCCGGAAGCAGGCCTTTCTGATAGACCGGATTCCAGAGGAACGTTCCAAAGAAACGGAGACGCTGCGTCGGCTGTGCATCGACGCGGACAAAGAAATCTTCCTGGACGACCTTGTTGCTGTAGGTGAGCTGATTGATCACCGCACGGCCGCTCGGGTTCGCTGTCGAGTTGCCCGAGATGGTGTTCGTGTAGTAGTCGATCACACGGGTCGTCTCAAAGATCTGCGGTGTGTAAGCAGCCGAAAACCACATCTTATCCTTAAAGATCGGGCCGCTGAAACGAGCGACAGGGAACCAATCAACGCCGCCGTCATTCGGGAGCGTCAGATAGGTCGTGTTGCCCGGTGTGTTCGAAACACCGCCTGCCGTGAAAGCGGAAAGGGCCGGCCTGCGGTCTGCCTGGAGCTTGCCCGGGCGTAACGACATTCCGAAATTTCCCTGCCACTGGTTGTTTCCGCCCGCGGTCACAACGTTGATAACGCCGCCTGTGGCGCCGCCGTATTCAGCTTCGTAGCCGGTGGATTTCACCTGTACTTCCTGGATGATCTCGAACGGAAGGTTGAAGTTCGTATCCAGAACGCCGGTACGGAAGTTGGTAACTTCCTGGCCGTCGATAATGAAAACGTTCTCAGATCCCGAAGCACCGTCGATCTGGAAACCGCCGCCGCGGGGTTCCGGGCGGACGTTCGGAGCAACCTTGAGAAGCGATGCGAAGGTAACGCCTGACGGCAGATCTTCGTAGAGCTTTTTGCCAATGTTGCTGTCGATCTTGGTATCCGTCGGGTCGACCGTCACGTTGCTATCGGCAATGACGTCAACGACGGTCTCGCCGCCGCCGACCGTCAGCTGAAAGTTAGCTGCGATGGTCGAATCGATCGAGACGGCAACGTCACGCTTTGCACCGGCAAAGCCTGAAGCGGCCACCGTGACCGAATAGGTGCCCGGAGGCACTTGGCCAAACTGAAAGTATCCGTTTCCGTCCGTAGTGGTCGTGCGGGTAAAGCCGGCGGTAGTACCGGTGCTCTTCGCCGTGACGGTAGCTCCCGTCACAACCGCGCCATTCGGGTCGGTAATGGTACCTTCAATGTTTCCCGAGGTCCTCTGGCCAAATGCAAATGCTGCGAAGCAAAGCATGAGCGAGAGAGCCCCGGTCATAAATTTGAAGTTTTTAGTCATTCTTTTATCTCCTAAAAGAGTGTAAGTCCTAACATTTTGTCGCCGCTTACGATGTCTCGTGACAGTGGGCGAACAGCGCAAAAGATTGCAGACATATTTTCGCAAATATCGAGCCACAATGCGGCGTTATTTGCGTGCATCTGCAAAGCATTGAGAATAAGGGGTTTAGGGGAGCGGGAGAGGCTGACTAGATGCTAGCACGTCGGAACCTGAGGGCAAAATAGGATGAATATTTGGAGTTTATTCAGATATCTGGATTTCGCCCTGCCGTATATTAGAGCAGCGAAAAGAGGTGTCCCATCTTTTCCTTCTTTGTTTTCAGATAGTTAACGGCAGGTTCCTTCGCTTCGATCTCGATGGGAACGCGCTCTACAAAGTTGAGCCCTGCGGCTTCGAGAGCGGCTATTTTGTCGGGGTTGTTCGAGATCACTCGGACCTTGCAGAGGCCCAGATCATAGAGAATTTCCGCACATTCGCGGTATTCGCGGGCGTCCGCCTTAAAGCCCAGGCGTTCGTTGGCTTCGATCGTGTCAGCACCTTCGTCCTGCAGTGCGTAGGCCCGGATCTTGTTGATTATACCGATGCCGCGGCCTTCCTGCTGCTGATAGACGACCGCTCCGCGGCCTTCTTCCTCGATCATTTCCATGGTGCGGCGAAGCTGCGGTCCGCAGTCGCACTTGATGGAGCCGAACACATCGCCGGTCAGGCACTGCGAATGAATGCGGACCAGCGTCGGCGTTTCGCGGTCCAATTTGCCTTTATACAGAACGACGTACTCTTCACCTGTGACGGCCGATCTGTAGCCCGCTATCCGAAATTCACCGATCTGCGTCGGCAGGCTCGCGTCGGCGACACGCTCGACAGTGGTCGGGCGTTTGTCTCCGTCAAGGTCATCGACGGCGTGGATTGTGGTCGAAGCGTCTGTCATCAAAAGGTCGAACATAAAAGTATAACTCTACCGGTATAAAATTAGAACCGTGTTTTTATTCGCCTGCTTCCAAATATCGGATTTAGCGGCGCCCATATAAATTTTCATACGAATTTACGCGGCTGCAGGTTCGAGCGGCGAAAGTGTTCCGCCTTCATCATTGTCCGAGTATTGCAGCTGATACAACCGCCAGTAGAGTCCGCGTTCGCGGAGTAGTTCGGCGTGGGTTCCCATCTCGCGGATCTCGCCGTGATGCAGAACGATGATGCGGGAACATTTTTGAATGGTGGAAAGACGATGTGCGACGACAAGCGACGTGCGTTCCGCCATCACGCGGGCGACGGCCCTCTGAATGAGTTGTTCGGTTTCCGTGTCGATGGAACTTGTCGCTTCGTCAAGGATCAGAATACGCGGGTCGAATGCCAGCGCGCGTGCGAACGACACCAGCTGCTTTTGTCCGACGGAAAGCCCGGCACCGCGTTCGCGCACAACCGCAGAATAGCCGCCGTCGAGCTTATTGATGAATTCATCTGCCCGCACCTCGCCTGCCGCCCATCGGACACGCTCGTCGGCGATGTCAGTATTCCCGAGCCGGATGTTGTCCTCAATTGAGCCGCTGAACAAAAAGACGTCCTGAAGCACGACCGCGAAATTTGACCGGAGCGACGGAAGGTCCCATTCGCGAATATCGACGCCGTCGATCAGAATGTTGCCCCTCTGAATGTCGTACAGCCGCATCAGCAGATTTGTAACGGTCGTTTTACCTGAGCCGGTGTGGCCGACGAGTGCTATACTTTCGCCGGGCTCGACCTTGAAGGACACATCTTTAAGTATCCAATCCTCGTCCTTGTATGCGAACCAGACGTTGCGAAATTCGATCCTGCCCGCCGTTCTGCCGCTGATGCGTGCAGTTTCCGGCGGCGTGATGAGGACTTCGCGGTCGAGCAGTTGGAAAATTCGATGAGCCGCTACGATCGCCGCCTGCAGCACATTGAACTTGTCGGAGAGGTCACGTATCGGCTGAAAAAGCTGCAGCGAATATTGTATAAATGCTGCCAAAATGCCGACCGTCAGAGCACTGCCGGCGGCCGAAATTCCGGCGACGTGATCAAAACCGTATGCGAAAATAATGGCCGCTATGCCGATGGCGCTGATCAGATCGACGAGCGGAAAAAAGACCGCGTAATAGAAGATGGTCTCGATATTCGCGTTGCGGTAATCATCATTGATCGCCCTGAATCGTCCGCGGGCACGGCCCTCAGCATTAAACAACTGCACGGTCTGAGCGCCGGAAATATACTCCTGCAAAAATGCATTGAGCCGGGCGTTGCGCGTCCTTACGCGGTCAAATCCGCGGCGTGCGTGTTTGCGGAACCAATTCGTTGCGGCGAACAGCAGCGGCACTGTTATGAGTGAAACGAGAGCGAGCCGCCAATCGAGCCAGAACATTATCCCGACGATGGCGAATATGATGACGAGATCGCCCAAAACATCTATCACGCCGGAGGTGAAAAGTTCGTTCAGCGAATCGACGTCGCTGGTCAGCCGCGTGATGATGCGGCCGACAGGATTGCTGTCGAAATACGCAAGTTCCTGCCGTTGGAGCTTTTCAAATATCTCCGAACGTATGTCCAGCATCACGCGCTGGCCGACGGCATTCAGCAGGACCTCCTGAACGTAAGAGAAAACGAACCGAAGCAGAAAGACGCCGAAAAATGCGAGAGCGAAAAGCCAAATGCCGTCGGTAACACGCGGCGTGATGTAATCATCGACCGCCATTTTCGTGAAATACGGCTGCGTGCTGATCAGAACATTTGTGAGAAATGTCAGCACCAAGGCTATGACCGCAGTAGGCCAATAACGCAGCAAATACCGCAGCAGACGGCGAGCGATCCGCAGATCGTACGTCTTGCCGATGGCTTCTTCTTCGTGGTAACCGGTGACCGCTTCGGACATCGTGAACAAAAGAGAATTCTAGACCTCACAAGTCCGAGCGGCAATGTTGACAAAAATGTAATGATTTGGTCTTCTAGTATTTCGCCCATTTTTGCGGGCAGGTAAAACGATGCCGAAGATCGCGGACATACAGGAAACGCCGAACCCGAATGCGGTTAAATTCATTCTGAAGGAACCCGTTTCATACGGGACATCGCATTCGTTCAAAACGGCCGATTCCGCAAAAGATGATAAGTTTGCGAACTCGATATTCGAGGTCGGCAACGTGGTTTCCGTCTTTTACATGGACAAAATGGTCACCGTGGAAAAGACCGACGATGCCGAATGGGACGAGATCCTGCCGGAACTTGCCGTACCTATACGTGCGGCTGACGCTGTGACCTCATCAAACGGAAATCGTGCAGCCGCCGCTGCTGTCGGCGGTGCGATCGCTGCCGCGGCATCAGACGACCCGGTTCTGGCAGAGATCAACGACCTGCTCGACGACCGCATTCGCCCATACCTTGCCAGCGACGGCGGTTGGCTCGAAGTTCTCGGCCTCGAGGACAACACGCTGCGTATCCGATACGAAGGAGCGTGCGGCAGCTGCCCCAGTTCTCTGACCGGAACGCTGATGGCCATCGAAAATATGATCCGCGAAGAGATACACCCCGACATCACGGTCATCGCGGTTTAGCCGCTTTTCCTCACTGCGTTCAACAAATTTTATTTTATTGATTCTCAAGTATTTCTTGACATTTCGGGACGTTATTGCCGATAATGAGGTTTGATGGCGCGGTGTGCCGATCGCAGCCATATCCACCGGGAATTTCCCTACAACGGATCCGCCGCCACTTTTTCTTGCCGACTTTTGTATTTTTGTCTCTAAATTTTACGGAGGACTTACTGAGTGAATAGCGAAGAACTCGAATTAAGCCTAAGGACGGAGTTTGAGAACTACCTTAAGGGCGTCCTGAATGAAATGAAGCAGGAAGCCCGGGAATTTCAGTCCAAGATCGAGGCTGAATTTGATAAACACCGTGCTCAGATCGACGAAGCTTTTGCCGCATTCTCTGCCCGAATGGACAGCGAAAGCCACTTTGACGAAGCATTTATCGGCTCGGTCAGCGAACACCTGCGGCTTGCCCGCGATGAAGGTGCAAAGATCACCGCGACCGCTTTTGCCGAGGCTGAGAAGCTGCAGGAAGAGACCGCTTCGGCTGTGAGCTTTGAGAATCTCCGCGATGCGATAGCCGATATCAGCACAAAAGATTCCCAGTCCTCCATTTTGAAAGCGCTGATCGACCACGTCGCTCAATTTGCTCCCCGCGGTGCGTTTTTCATCGTCAAGAATGAGCATTTCGTCGGATGGAAGGTCTTCGGTGCGGATGCTGATTCTGCAGAGGAATCGGTTCGCGAGATACATTTCCCGATCGTTGCGGATTCCGTATTGGGCGAAGCGATCCGTCAGGGCACGACGGTTGACAGCGCAGCCGGTGCACATCCCAGCGATGCGGCCTTTTTGGACCCGCTGGAATACGGCCGTCCGGACCGTATGTATGCGATCCCATTGGTCGCAAAAGGCAAAGGCGTTGCAGTGTTGTACGCTGATTATGGACAGGAAGGAGCTTTCCTGAACCGCGAGGCTCTCGAAACGCTCGTCCGCATCGCGGGAATGACCGTAGAACTCATTGCCGCCGGCACTGCTGTTCAGCGTGCGTATGACCCTCAGGCGGATCTCGATACGTCCCCGCACGAAGATCAGCCTCAGTATACCGATGTTGAGACGCATGAGGCCGGGCCTGCCGCTGAGACCGGATCTGAATATTCCGGCTTCGACCGGCCGTCACAAGTTGAGACCGTTTACGAAGAACCGGCCCCGGAGCCCGCAGCGGCAACCTCTTATTCCGAGGAGCCTGCTTACACCGAACAAGCCGGGGAAAGCCCTTTTGGAGAGGCTCAGGTGGAAACGCCGTTCACAACGGCATCCGAACAAGAGCAGGAAAAGGAACCGGCGTATTCTGCACAGCCGTTCGAGGATACGACCACAGCGTCGACAGAGTTTGATTCGTATCAGTTTGAAAGCGGAGCGGAAGAGTCTTCAAATGAAGGAGCGCCGTCAACTGAAGGAGCTATCGTTTACGATGCGCCGGTACCGTTCGAACCTTCAGCTCCGATCGGATCGCCGTTCGAAGCACCAGCCCACGAGTATGTTCCCGAACCCGAGCCGCAGCCCGAACCGGCAGTGGTACACGACGCGGCGCCCGCATATCAGCCGATGGGCGAACCTGCTGTCGAAACGGTCGCTCCGGGTGTTTCGTCGGTTCCGCGGTCACGGCTCAGTGATCGCAATGTTGACCTGCCGATCGAGGTTCCCGAAGAGGAAAGACGCCTGCACAATGACGCACGCCGTTTTGCCAGGCTGCTGGTTTCTGAGATAAAGCTCTACAACGAAAAGAAGGTGCTCGAAGGCCGCGATGCAAACGACCTTTATGACCGGTTGAAAGAGGCGATAGACCGTTCACGCGAGATGTACGACAAACGCGTACAGCCGCCGGTCGCCGCGAAATTTGACTATTTCCACTATGAACTCGTTAATGCGCTGGCGGACGGCGACCAAGGTCGGCTTGGTGCTTCCTATCCGGGCGGCCGGTAGAGTTCGGTTGTTCTTGAATTGGAACAGGCTGCCTTTCGGCAGCCTTTTTTAGTTATGGTTCTAGTTCTCGCGTTCCGAAGGGAAAACAGGCCGAGAGGCGTCAGGGCGATCTGGCGAGGTGTGCCGGTGGGTTATCTTCCATTCCTTGCCGACGAGTTTGTAGATCAGCGTCATACGGCCGGCGGCCGATTCGGGCTTGCCGTCATTTTCCTGCTGCTGCGTCCATTTGCACGATACGTAGGCGAAATTCTTGCCCAGCATCTCGACGCGAACTCCGGTCACCTCGAGCGTTACATTTGTTATCTTCGCATACGACGACTCGACGTTGCTCCGTACGTTCTCCCAGCCGATGGTGGCCGTGCCGTTGTTGTTGAAAATAAGCAGGCGGTCGCTCTTTTCGTACGACGACATCACCTTTTCAGCGTCAACCTGCCGGATGCCTTCGATCAGGCGGTCGAAAGCCTCGCGGACCTGCTTCGCCGGGTCCGGTGTGCCGCCGCCGGCCCGTTGGCCGTACGAAGTGAACGAAAGAGCAAACACCGTAAAAACAATAGCTGCGATCTTGATCATAAAATTCCTCTGAGAGCTTTCACGCCCTTCACACTTCTTGTGTTCCTAATCTATCAAATTTCGCCCATTTTCGGTGCGCACTATTTGGTGTTCGCTAGGGGAAGCCAATATACGATTTAGGCTATAAAAACTTATCGAAGACCAACAAAATGCGATATTTCGCGGTTTTTCATCATCAAAGATTGCGGTACGGCATTTGCACCTATACGGGTAGAACTGCCGGTCAGCGAAAAGTTGCCCTTTCGACCGGAACCGGCGGACAACGAAAAATTGGTAAGGCGAGGTTCTAAAATGACGAAAATCAGAACATATTTTTTGATCACGGCCGCGGTCATACTCGCGGCAGCGGGAGTGCGGGCCGAGGTTTACGGTCCCGTTGTTGACGATTATAGGCCGGATGTTGACGCAAAGGTCGCCAGGGCAAGTTTCATCAGCGGCGAGGCAAAGCTGAAGCGTGCCGAAAGCGACGTCTGGGAAGAGGTGACGCTGAATCTGCCGATCGTCGAGGGCGACGAGATAGCAACATCACAAGGCACGCGGCTGGAGATACAGTTTGACAACGAACGGCATATGCGGCTCGGCGAGAACTCGCTTGCCACCATAATGACGTTCCGCGAAGACGGCGTAGCTATCAGCCTGCTGCAGGGTTCGATGAACCTTCGCATAGCGCGTTTTGAGAGCGAAGGGCCGTATTTTGAGGTCGATGCGCCGCGGACGACCGTGGCTGTCCGCTCGGCCGGCAGTTATCGCATCGACGCACTGCCGGGCAGCAATGAGGTCATCGTCGCGACGACCGACGGCGGCGAGGCCCGAGTTTATTCCGAGACCGCAGGTTTCATTCTCCGCGACGGACGCCGGGCACGTATCTTTCTGGCAGGCTCATCCGCAGGCGAGTGGGAAACGGCCGTAGCGTCGAGATTCATTGACGATTTTGACCGCTGGGCGGCAGACCGTGACCGCAACATTGCTCAGAGCCTCCGCACGGCACATTACGGGCAGTATTACGACGACGACATCTATGGTGCCGACGATCTGACAGACTACGGCCAGTGGACCAACCTTTCGGGCTACGGCTATGTGTGGCAGCCCTATTCGACCTCGATCAGCCAATACAGCAACTGGTCGCCGTATCGTTACGGACATTGGCGTTGGATGAGTCCTTACGGTTGGGTTTGGGTAAATGACGAGCCTTGGGGCTGGGCCACGTACCATCACGGCCGCTGGTTCCACCACCGCGGGCGTTGGTACTGGTCACCGTACAGCTCGCACCGCACGGGCCGAAGCTGGTGGTATCCGGCATTGGTCGTGATGACGTATTACGGCAACAATCTTTGCTGGTATCCGCTGCCGTACCATTACTCGTTCTACAACTACAATTACTACTTCATTCGTACGGGCAGGATCCGCCACGGAGGGATCAAGAATCCGAAAGAGCCGCAGGCACCGAACTTGCCGCCGTGGACGCCTCCCGTCGCGGGAACTCTGCCGACAGACAAGGCAGGTGCCGGAATTGCCAGGAACCCGAGGACGGACGATATCGTTCCCACAACCGGCGTGGTGACAACGAATGCAGCGTCGTTCGGCATAAAGCAGCCGGCCGCACAGGCACCGCAGAATGTCGCTAAGGCTGTACTTTCCCGCTCGCCATCGGAGATCGTTCCGCCGCCACTGCCGACATTTGACGGTCAGCGTGCCGGCTCGCCGAGCAGCGTGATCAGGCAGCGTCCGCAGATCAGCGATGACGTGTTCACAAAACGCACCGGAGCGGCGCCGCGGACCGATATCAGGCCGCTCGATGCCGATCTGCAGAAAACGCGGATCCAAGGCGGGCGTACGCCTGCAACGACCGTGCAAACGCCGGGCATCGTTCCTCCGCGGACAGGTGCCGTCGACAGGCCGCGTAATCCTTCGCCGCCAACGGTAACGGCACCGGTGAAACAGCCGCCTGTGGTATCTACACCGCCCACGTCGCGGCAGCCCGTTCGGACGCAGCCGTCAGTACGCGACGATGCCCCGACCGTAAGGCCGCCCGTTCGAAGCGAGCCGCCGCCGGTTCGCACCCCGCCGCCCACGCAGCGTGAGCAGCCGACGGTAAGGACACCTCCGCCGGTGAGGACACCTCCGCCGACACGCAGCGAGCCTCCTCCGGTCCGCACGCCTCCGCCCACGCGGAGCAATCCGCCCGCGACCAAGGCTCCACCGCCAAAGCCGCGTGAGGAATCAAAACCCGCACCGCCGCCGGCAAGCCGCCCTAAGGCAAAAGAGGACAGCGAATAGAGGGGGCAATAAAATGAAAGAGCCGCCTGCAAATGCAGGCGGCCTTTTTCTATTGAGACGAATTATTGTCGGATGAATTTCGCCCGGTCGATCTTTTGCGGGTCGCCCACGACGACGAAGCGAATATTACGCATGTATTTCCTAGCGGCGTCGCGAACCTGAACAGGCGTTACACGCTGGACGCTTTCCACAAAGTTGAACGAATTTCGCCAGCCGCCGCCGATCAGTTCATAGATTGCGAGGTCGCGTGCCTGTGCGCCGTTGGTCTCTTGGCCGATCAGAAACGTCGTCAGAAAATGGCCGCCGACCGCTGATATCTCACGCGGATCGACAAGCGTCGTTTTCAGGTCCTCGATCTCGTCCAGCATCAGCGAGACAGCCTGATTCGCATCGACCGCAGTTACATAGATCGAGCCCGTATTTGCTGCCAGGCTTCCCATGTCGGCATTGGGAGCATAGGAAAGATTGCGTTTTACACGCACTTCTTCAAAGACGCGTTCGCGGAGAAGGTTGGTCGCGACGCGCATCGCGGCGAAATCCGGATCGCTGGGCGACGGTGCGGCATAGAGGCCGTTCACATAGTTCGTAGGAAGGTCGCGCCGCTGGATGTCGAGCGTCGGCTTTTCAAAGTCGAGTTTTGGGACGGGCGGCAGCTGAAAATTGCCCTTTGGAAGTTTGCCGAACGAGGCCGAAACGGCTGATCTGACGCTGTTCGGTTCGAGATCGCCGACGATCACAAGCAGCATTCGCGAAGTTTCCATCAGCTTGGCGTGATATGCGCGCAGGTCCTCTGCCTTATATCGGCTGATGCTTTCGATGGTGCCGTTCGGGTCGCTGCCGTAAGCTGACGGGAATAGTATTGTCCTGTCTGTCAGGCCCTGCAATTGACTGTCGGGATCGTCATCGCGGCCCTGCAGGCCGGACAGTATCTTTGACCGCGTCAGATCGACATCACGCGGGTCGAACGCGGGATTCAGAGCAATGTCCGTGAAAATATCCCAATTCCGCTCAAAATGTTCTCGTGTGGACGCAAGCGCCATCAGGCTGTAATCGTAGTTGGAACCCGCACTTATCGTGCTGCCTGTGCCCGCCAGGTCTCGGCGCAGAACGGCTCGCGGATATTTCCGGCTGCCCTCTGCCGCGACGGTGAGTGTAAAGCTCTCAAGCCCTGCACTGTCTTTCGGCAGGACGCGTGTTCCGCCGCGAAAGAACAACCCTGCCGCGACGGTCATGCTGCCCGGACGGCGTTTGAAGAGCACCTTGAGGCCGTTAACTTCAAATTCGGTAACGAGCGACTGCTGATCGGAGATCGCCACGCGTGCCGGCTGTGCCGCCGCGAACGAGGCCAGAAAAAGCACAAGGACGCCTGCCCAAGCGGTACTGAATTGAAAACGTGAAATTGAGTTTCTGTGCATTATCTTATTTTCCGATCAGGTCGGCGGCGGTCAGGCCTGCTTGTCTTTGTGCGTCCGAAGAGATGAGTGCGACGGTGATGTGCGGCTTTCCTTTGATATAGGTGCGGACGTATCGGTTGATGTCGGCACGAGTGGTCGCCCGCAGCATCTGATGATAGCCGCGGAAATATTCGATGCCGGTCGAGCTCCACCAAAAGCTGAGCGTGTGCGCGTATTCGCTGAGCTTTTCGCGTTCGAAAAGGTCGCGCGATTCCAGGATGGTCTTGGCGTTCGAAAGCTCAGTATCGGTGTAGTAATTCGCTTGGTCGAACGCCGCAACCTCAGCATACGCAGCATTTAAGGCAGCTTTTGCTTTGTCCGGCGTGGTCACGAGCGTCAGGACGATCGGCCCGACGTTTCGCTGAGTGTAATAGCCGATCTCAGCCCCGACGGCGAGCCCCGAATCGACCAAATTCCGCTGAAAACGCGAATCGGGCTGAGTCAATATATACGAGAAAACGTCAGCCGCATATGTTGCTTCGTCGTCCTTGCCGATCGACGGGCCGTGCCAGCCGATCTGCATCAGGACGTTCTGGACGGGCTGTTCGACGATGTAGCCGGCGCTCTTTTCGATCGCCGGATGCTCGACCATCGGAAATTCGTCAAACGGGTTGCGTTCACGCTTTTTCCAGTCGCCGAACATCTGTTCGACGAGGCGAAAGACCTC
This sequence is a window from Acidobacteriota bacterium. Protein-coding genes within it:
- a CDS encoding GAF domain-containing protein codes for the protein MNSEELELSLRTEFENYLKGVLNEMKQEAREFQSKIEAEFDKHRAQIDEAFAAFSARMDSESHFDEAFIGSVSEHLRLARDEGAKITATAFAEAEKLQEETASAVSFENLRDAIADISTKDSQSSILKALIDHVAQFAPRGAFFIVKNEHFVGWKVFGADADSAEESVREIHFPIVADSVLGEAIRQGTTVDSAAGAHPSDAAFLDPLEYGRPDRMYAIPLVAKGKGVAVLYADYGQEGAFLNREALETLVRIAGMTVELIAAGTAVQRAYDPQADLDTSPHEDQPQYTDVETHEAGPAAETGSEYSGFDRPSQVETVYEEPAPEPAAATSYSEEPAYTEQAGESPFGEAQVETPFTTASEQEQEKEPAYSAQPFEDTTTASTEFDSYQFESGAEESSNEGAPSTEGAIVYDAPVPFEPSAPIGSPFEAPAHEYVPEPEPQPEPAVVHDAAPAYQPMGEPAVETVAPGVSSVPRSRLSDRNVDLPIEVPEEERRLHNDARRFARLLVSEIKLYNEKKVLEGRDANDLYDRLKEAIDRSREMYDKRVQPPVAAKFDYFHYELVNALADGDQGRLGASYPGGR
- a CDS encoding nuclear transport factor 2 family protein → MIKIAAIVFTVFALSFTSYGQRAGGGTPDPAKQVREAFDRLIEGIRQVDAEKVMSSYEKSDRLLIFNNNGTATIGWENVRSNVESSYAKITNVTLEVTGVRVEMLGKNFAYVSCKWTQQQENDGKPESAAGRMTLIYKLVGKEWKITHRHTSPDRPDASRPVFPSEREN
- a CDS encoding FecR domain-containing protein, which codes for MTKIRTYFLITAAVILAAAGVRAEVYGPVVDDYRPDVDAKVARASFISGEAKLKRAESDVWEEVTLNLPIVEGDEIATSQGTRLEIQFDNERHMRLGENSLATIMTFREDGVAISLLQGSMNLRIARFESEGPYFEVDAPRTTVAVRSAGSYRIDALPGSNEVIVATTDGGEARVYSETAGFILRDGRRARIFLAGSSAGEWETAVASRFIDDFDRWAADRDRNIAQSLRTAHYGQYYDDDIYGADDLTDYGQWTNLSGYGYVWQPYSTSISQYSNWSPYRYGHWRWMSPYGWVWVNDEPWGWATYHHGRWFHHRGRWYWSPYSSHRTGRSWWYPALVVMTYYGNNLCWYPLPYHYSFYNYNYYFIRTGRIRHGGIKNPKEPQAPNLPPWTPPVAGTLPTDKAGAGIARNPRTDDIVPTTGVVTTNAASFGIKQPAAQAPQNVAKAVLSRSPSEIVPPPLPTFDGQRAGSPSSVIRQRPQISDDVFTKRTGAAPRTDIRPLDADLQKTRIQGGRTPATTVQTPGIVPPRTGAVDRPRNPSPPTVTAPVKQPPVVSTPPTSRQPVRTQPSVRDDAPTVRPPVRSEPPPVRTPPPTQREQPTVRTPPPVRTPPPTRSEPPPVRTPPPTRSNPPATKAPPPKPREESKPAPPPASRPKAKEDSE
- a CDS encoding insulinase family protein, which produces MHRNSISRFQFSTAWAGVLVLFLASFAAAQPARVAISDQQSLVTEFEVNGLKVLFKRRPGSMTVAAGLFFRGGTRVLPKDSAGLESFTLTVAAEGSRKYPRAVLRRDLAGTGSTISAGSNYDYSLMALASTREHFERNWDIFTDIALNPAFDPRDVDLTRSKILSGLQGRDDDPDSQLQGLTDRTILFPSAYGSDPNGTIESISRYKAEDLRAYHAKLMETSRMLLVIVGDLEPNSVRSAVSASFGKLPKGNFQLPPVPKLDFEKPTLDIQRRDLPTNYVNGLYAAPSPSDPDFAAMRVATNLLRERVFEEVRVKRNLSYAPNADMGSLAANTGSIYVTAVDANQAVSLMLDEIEDLKTTLVDPREISAVGGHFLTTFLIGQETNGAQARDLAIYELIGGGWRNSFNFVESVQRVTPVQVRDAARKYMRNIRFVVVGDPQKIDRAKFIRQ